The Bosea sp. AS-1 region CTTGTCGGACGATATGCACCGAAGAGTGTGCTTTCACGAAGCAGGACACGCGCTGGTCGGCTACCTGCTGAGAGAAGCGTCCGGTAGCCGGCCCACCGCAGCCCAGGCCCTGCGCGAAGTCGGCGCCGACGGCTCGGGCGGACATACCAGCTTCGACCACCTGCTCGGTTCAGAACGAACCAAGGAGCACTACCTCGCCCAGATCACGGTATTGCTCGCGGGCATTGCCGCGGAACAGGTCGCGTTCGGCGAACACGGCGCCGGCGGTGGCGGAGAAGAACGATCGGATCTTCACGTTGCCACCATGCTGGCCGCCAGCATGGAGCTCTCATACGGACTGGGCCGGAGCCTCGCCTACCTCTCTGGCCGTCGAGATGAATCCCTCATGGCCTGGCTGCGGGGAGACGCACAGGTCCGCCGATGCGTCGAAGCCCATCTCGATGCGTGTCTCCAGCGCGCCCGAAGCATCTTGGAAGAACATCGTGCCGCCCTCGATACCATCGTTGACATGTTGGTCGACCGCGGTCGCGTTGTCTTCGGCGAGATCGCCGAGGCGGTCGAATCCCGCCTTGTCGAAGCGAAACGATCGAATTGTTCGATCGACGGTAACCCATCTTTAGCCTCGTCGCCGGAACGGACCCCGGCTGGATCGGAGTTTCCGAAATGAGATCTTGCGTGGCGATCATGGGTTTCGTAGAGCCCCCGTCCCTCGCGACCGGACCGGTCCGCGAAGGACTCAATCCTCGGGCGATCCCGAGGCTTCAACCCGGTCCATCCGCTTGGGATGGCCATAGCCAGAGGAGGCTCACGATGTTCGACCCATTCGCTTTCGCCTCCTCTCATGGCCGGCTCCGCCCCGTCACGGCGCTCCTCGTCATATCGGCCTGACGCCCGCGGACCTCGTCCGCATCGCCAGCCGATCCCGGAAAGGCTTTCGCCTTGCTGGGAAACATTTCCGGCGCATCGCATGCGCCGCACGAGGAGTCGCGCGCCATGACCAAGCCCAAGCACTCGAAGATCCACTACCCGATCCCGCCGATCCAGAAATCGGCAGCCGAACCCCCTGATGCTGCGGCGGCTCCGCCCGCCGACGGCGCGAATGACAACGCCCCTTCGGCGGGAGCCGGTCCCAGCAAGAACCTCACGCCCGAGGAGCGTGCTGCCTTGGTTTGGTCCGCACCGTTGGCGTCCGTCGCCAGCCGTCGTCCGGCCAAGAAGTCCAGGGGCTCGTTCCGCGGATCGATCGTCAACCCTCGGACCAACCGCGAGATCGTGTTCGAGAGCACGCTCGAGCGCGACCTGGCCTACATCCTCCCCAACCTGCCGACGGTCGTCGGGGTGCGGGATCAGGTGGGGCCGGTCGAGTACGTCGACGAGGATGGCGTGGTCCACAACCACACCTTCGATTTCGTCGCCGATCACGAGGACGGAACCAGCACGGCCATCGCGGCTAAGCCGGCCCACCGCGTCGGTCCGAGCGGACTCGAGAAGACCCTGGAGCTGATCGGCGATCAGCAGCCCGGGTTCGCGGATCGGTTCGTGGTGCGTACCGGCGATCACATCACCCGGGATCGCGCCGCCAATGCCCGACTTCTGCATCGGGCGCTGCGCGGTCGGAATGTGGCCGACATCGCCGAAATCCTGGCGGTGACGACCACGCTGCGCGGATCGGCGACCATCACCGCCATCCTCGCGAACTCTCGCAACTTCGGTCGCGGCTTCATGGCCGTGGCCTGCCTGATTGCCGATGGCGTTCTCGAACATGTCAGCAAGGGGCCGATCTCGATCAACAGCCTCGTGCGCGTTCGCCGCACGACCGCAACCAACCGCTGAAGGAGGATGACCATGAAGCACGCCCTCAGTTCCCCCAACCTCGATCAGGACTCCGGCGCCGCTCGGCGCTGGAGGCTCGAAGCGCACGACAAGATCACCATCGATCGTGAGGTCGATTACGTGCCGGTCTCGGATGACGAATCCGGTCACGTCCTGCGCCGCGTCGACAACCCGAACCTGTGCGAATCCTTCACCCACGAGGACTTCGAGTCCCTGCGCCGCGAGGGCCGCCTGAGCATCAGCCGGGGCTTCTACCTCGCGACGAAGGGCAAGCTGCGGTTGCCCGGGACAGGTACTCGCATCACCGATCTCAGCACCGACGATCAGATCAAGGTCCTCTGGCAGAAGTCGATCTGCGACCAGTTCCTGCGGATGGAGACCGAGCGCACGGCGTCTCGTTCCGACGCGTCGATGAAGGCAGCGATCAACAAGATCGTCGCCGAGCTCCTCGCCGCCCGCTTTTCCACGGGTCGTTGCGGAAGCGCGGACGTCACCGTGAAGCGCCCGCCCAGCCCCAGGACTTTGCGCCGTTGGCTGCGTCGTTACGAGGCTTGCGGCTACAATGCCATGGCCCTTGTCGATGGCTACCACCGCTGTGGCGACCGCATCTCGGCGCGATTCGGCGGCGTCGAACGCCGCGCGATCCAGAAATTCGCGAAGCGCTATGCCAGCAGCCGCAAGCCTACGAAGGCGGGCTTGCTCCAGGATCTCCACGTCTTCCTCGGGAAGTTGAACGTGCGCCGTTCGAAGCGCGGCATGCGCCCGTTGACCATGCCCAGCCGCAAGGCCTTCGAGCACGTCATCAACCAGCTCGATCCCTGGTTCGTCGAAGCTGGCCGGACGTCCGTCGAGGCTGCCCGCAAGAAGTTCTACATCGTCCGGGGCGGCTTGGAAGTGACGCGCCCCTTCGAACGCCTCGAGTTGGATGGCAACAGGATTCCGCTTCAGGCGATCCTGGTGGATGCAGGCATCTGGGAAACCCTTACGCCGGAGCTGAAGGCCGCAATCGATCGGGGGCGGTATTGGCTCTCCGTCGCCATCGATGCGGCCACGCGTTGCTGTGTCGCGGCACTGCTCGTCGAGACCCTTTCGGCGGCCTCGGCCGTCGCTACCCTCGAGATGGCCGTCAACGACAAATCTGCCTACGCGGCGGCGGCTGGATGCCAGTCGCCCTGGGACATGCACGGAAACTTCGAGACGGCGGCCCAGGATTCCGGCTCGGAGTTCCTGTCCCACGAGTACAACGCGGCGGTCACCGATCTCGGAGCCGAAGTGTTCTTCCCGCCGGCGGGCATGCCTCAGATGCGTGGTCGCAACGAGAGGTTCTTTCGCACCCTGGCCAAGGGCCTCTTTTCGCGGATCGACGGCCAGACCTTCGAGAACGTCGTTGCAAAGGGCGACTACGACGCCGAGACCCGCGCGGTGCTGGATGTCGCGGAGATCGGCCGGATGATCGTGCGGTGGATCGTCGACGTCTATCACAACACGCCCCACAGCGGTCTCGGCGGCCGGACGCCGCGCAATGAGTGGCTGCGTCTCTCCAAGTTGTATCCCGTCCTGCCGCCTCCGGATGCCGACGTTAACCGC contains the following coding sequences:
- a CDS encoding Mu transposase C-terminal domain-containing protein, which encodes MKHALSSPNLDQDSGAARRWRLEAHDKITIDREVDYVPVSDDESGHVLRRVDNPNLCESFTHEDFESLRREGRLSISRGFYLATKGKLRLPGTGTRITDLSTDDQIKVLWQKSICDQFLRMETERTASRSDASMKAAINKIVAELLAARFSTGRCGSADVTVKRPPSPRTLRRWLRRYEACGYNAMALVDGYHRCGDRISARFGGVERRAIQKFAKRYASSRKPTKAGLLQDLHVFLGKLNVRRSKRGMRPLTMPSRKAFEHVINQLDPWFVEAGRTSVEAARKKFYIVRGGLEVTRPFERLELDGNRIPLQAILVDAGIWETLTPELKAAIDRGRYWLSVAIDAATRCCVAALLVETLSAASAVATLEMAVNDKSAYAAAAGCQSPWDMHGNFETAAQDSGSEFLSHEYNAAVTDLGAEVFFPPAGMPQMRGRNERFFRTLAKGLFSRIDGQTFENVVAKGDYDAETRAVLDVAEIGRMIVRWIVDVYHNTPHSGLGGRTPRNEWLRLSKLYPVLPPPDADVNRHIFGTTIERRIGNEGLRVLGLRYWSLELQRLRRQVGLKPVLVRVNPADLGHVSVRSKEGWLTVPCQRSGFDGVSMTRWLEAERVLRRTNADMAKVSEPIVHKALSDIQEMSDAATKRAGIASPILTSEQFSTLESRFEGFGFARGPENGPAILDDLAEGADETETVDIEIPGEPENTVSEVSSDEDEYGVED